Proteins encoded in a region of the Sphingomonas jaspsi DSM 18422 genome:
- the pepN gene encoding aminopeptidase N: MADAVISPEAPTSPEHVSIFRKDYREPDWWVPEVRLDLALDPAATRVRALLKVVRNGDHPRPLRLAGDGLKPLSVTVDGEPARWTLDGDDLVIDMDRDRAEIATEVEISPEANSQLMGLYASGGILCTQCESEGFRRITFHPDRPDVLGVYTVRMSADKARFPILLANGNKVAEGDGDGGTHWAEWHDPFPKPSYLFALVAGDLAANRDRFRTFSGREVELAVWVREKDLPKTDHAMASLKAAMQWDEEVYGREYDLDLFSIVAVDDFNFGAMENKGLNIFNSRYVLADQNTATDADFDAIAGVVAHEYFHNWSGDRVTCRDWFQLSLKEGFTVFRDQSFSADMGSEAVKRIDDVRLLRAIQFPEDAGPLAHPIRPESYIEITNFYTATVYNKGAEVIRMMKTMLGPDKFRAGSDLYFKRHDGTAATCEDFVKAMEDASGVDLSQFRLWYSQAGTPKIGARLERDGDAAVLKLSQVVPDTPGQSGKQPMVIPLKTALIGRDSGAMLGEERLVLLRDSQAEVRFEGISETPLLSINRDFSAPVVMDVTRQAGELERLAACDNNAFARYEAGQELMLRSLIAGAKGEAIDPWPVIDAVRRTLTSNELDAAFKGEALTLPSESLIGDRMEVVDPDAIHESREALRRAIGEALAGELAEAQAMGAPGNDLSPHAKGIRKLKSVTLALFAAGNPARGAALAKAQYDAADNMTDRQGALAVLASLDGADREAAFADFYQRYQGDTLTLDKWFMLQAIAQRSDTVDAVERLAGHADFTLKNPNRWRALVGSFAANQWAFHEASGRGYRFLADRIIEVDRLNPQVAARQVPPLGRWRRLEPGRAEMMRAELERIVATPGLSKDVFEQASKSLA, translated from the coding sequence ATGGCCGACGCAGTAATCTCTCCCGAAGCTCCGACCTCGCCGGAGCATGTCAGCATTTTCCGCAAGGATTACCGCGAACCCGACTGGTGGGTGCCGGAGGTGCGGCTCGACCTGGCGCTCGATCCGGCGGCGACGCGGGTTCGCGCGCTGCTCAAGGTCGTGCGGAACGGGGACCATCCGCGTCCGCTTCGCCTGGCGGGCGACGGACTGAAGCCGCTCAGCGTCACGGTGGATGGCGAGCCGGCGCGCTGGACGCTCGACGGCGACGACTTGGTGATCGACATGGATCGCGACCGGGCCGAGATCGCGACCGAGGTCGAAATCTCGCCCGAGGCCAATTCGCAGCTGATGGGGCTTTATGCGTCGGGCGGCATCCTGTGCACCCAGTGCGAGAGCGAAGGCTTCCGGCGTATCACCTTCCACCCCGACCGGCCCGACGTGCTGGGCGTCTACACGGTGCGGATGAGCGCGGACAAGGCGCGCTTCCCGATCCTTCTCGCCAACGGCAACAAGGTCGCCGAGGGCGATGGCGACGGCGGGACGCACTGGGCCGAATGGCACGACCCCTTCCCCAAGCCGAGCTATTTGTTCGCGCTGGTCGCGGGCGACCTTGCCGCCAATCGCGACCGGTTCCGCACCTTCAGCGGGCGCGAGGTCGAGCTGGCGGTGTGGGTGCGCGAAAAGGACCTGCCGAAAACAGATCATGCGATGGCCAGCCTGAAGGCGGCGATGCAGTGGGACGAGGAAGTTTACGGCCGCGAATATGACCTCGACCTGTTCAGCATCGTCGCGGTCGATGATTTCAACTTCGGCGCGATGGAGAACAAGGGCCTCAACATCTTCAACTCGCGCTATGTGCTGGCCGACCAGAACACCGCGACCGACGCCGATTTCGACGCCATCGCGGGCGTCGTCGCGCACGAATATTTCCACAACTGGTCGGGCGACCGCGTCACCTGCCGCGACTGGTTCCAGCTTTCGCTGAAGGAAGGCTTCACCGTCTTCCGCGACCAGAGCTTCTCGGCCGACATGGGGTCGGAAGCGGTCAAGCGGATCGACGATGTGCGGCTGCTGCGCGCGATCCAGTTCCCGGAAGATGCCGGGCCGCTGGCCCATCCGATCCGCCCCGAAAGCTATATCGAGATCACCAATTTCTACACCGCGACCGTCTACAACAAGGGCGCGGAAGTGATCCGCATGATGAAGACCATGCTTGGTCCGGACAAGTTCCGCGCCGGCAGCGACCTCTATTTCAAGCGCCACGACGGGACGGCCGCGACCTGCGAGGATTTCGTTAAGGCGATGGAGGATGCCAGCGGCGTCGACCTGTCGCAGTTCCGCCTGTGGTATTCGCAGGCCGGGACGCCGAAGATCGGCGCGAGGCTGGAGCGCGACGGCGACGCGGCGGTGCTGAAGCTGTCGCAGGTCGTGCCCGACACACCGGGCCAGAGCGGCAAGCAGCCGATGGTCATCCCGCTGAAGACCGCCCTCATCGGGCGCGACAGCGGCGCGATGCTGGGCGAGGAACGGCTGGTGCTGCTCCGCGACAGCCAGGCCGAGGTGCGGTTCGAGGGCATCTCCGAAACGCCGCTGCTGTCGATCAACCGCGACTTTTCCGCGCCGGTGGTGATGGACGTGACGCGCCAGGCGGGCGAGCTGGAGCGGCTGGCCGCGTGCGACAACAATGCCTTCGCCCGATATGAGGCCGGGCAGGAGCTGATGCTGCGATCGCTGATTGCGGGCGCGAAGGGCGAGGCGATCGATCCCTGGCCGGTGATCGACGCGGTGCGGCGGACGCTGACCAGCAACGAACTCGACGCCGCGTTCAAGGGCGAGGCGCTGACCCTGCCGTCGGAAAGCCTGATCGGCGACCGTATGGAGGTGGTCGATCCCGATGCCATCCACGAAAGCCGCGAGGCGCTGCGCCGCGCAATCGGGGAAGCGCTGGCGGGCGAACTGGCCGAAGCGCAGGCGATGGGCGCGCCGGGCAACGACCTCAGCCCGCACGCCAAGGGCATCCGCAAGCTGAAGTCGGTGACGCTGGCGCTGTTCGCGGCGGGCAACCCCGCGCGCGGCGCGGCGCTGGCCAAGGCGCAATATGATGCGGCGGACAATATGACCGACCGGCAAGGCGCGCTGGCGGTGCTGGCGAGCCTCGACGGGGCGGATCGGGAGGCGGCGTTCGCCGACTTCTACCAGCGCTATCAGGGCGACACGCTGACGCTCGACAAATGGTTCATGCTGCAGGCGATCGCCCAGCGCAGCGACACGGTCGATGCGGTCGAACGGCTGGCGGGGCATGCCGACTTCACGCTGAAGAATCCGAACCGCTGGCGCGCGCTGGTCGGCAGCTTCGCTGCCAACCAATGGGCATTCCACGAAGCGTCCGGCCGCGGTTACCGCTTCCTCGCCGACCGCATCATCGAAGTCGACAGGTTGAACCCGCAGGTCGCCGCGCGGCAGGTCCCGCCGCTCGGCCGCTGGCGCCGCCTGGAGCCCGGCCGCGCCGAAATGATGCGCGCCGAACTCGAACGCATCGTGGCGACGCCGGGGCTCAGCAAGGACGTGTTCGAACAGGCGTCGAAGTCGTTGGCGTGA
- a CDS encoding VIT1/CCC1 transporter family protein, producing the protein MTHSERHLVERIGWLRAAVLGANDGIVSTSSLIVGVAAAATGKTEVLLAGVAGLVAGAMSMAAGEFVSVSSQADTEQADLDRERTELAAQPEFEHAELASIYRARGLDEETADIVAKQLMAADPLAAHARDELSITQTTTARPIQAALTSAATFTAGAAIPLAVAWIAPVGRTMLLSVSGLSLVALGILGAIGAKTGGAPVVKATFRVAFWGAFAMALTAGIGKLVGTSV; encoded by the coding sequence ATGACGCATTCCGAACGGCATCTAGTCGAACGAATTGGTTGGCTTCGTGCGGCCGTGCTTGGCGCCAACGACGGCATCGTATCCACATCTAGTCTGATTGTCGGAGTGGCAGCAGCCGCTACGGGCAAGACGGAAGTCCTGCTCGCCGGCGTAGCTGGACTCGTTGCCGGGGCGATGTCCATGGCGGCGGGAGAGTTTGTATCGGTGAGCTCTCAAGCCGACACCGAGCAGGCTGACCTTGACCGCGAGAGGACCGAGCTCGCCGCCCAGCCAGAGTTTGAGCATGCTGAGCTGGCATCAATATACCGAGCTCGTGGCCTCGATGAAGAAACGGCGGACATTGTAGCGAAGCAGCTCATGGCAGCCGACCCGCTCGCGGCCCACGCCCGAGACGAGCTAAGCATCACGCAAACCACGACGGCGCGACCGATTCAAGCGGCGCTGACCTCGGCGGCCACGTTCACGGCCGGAGCGGCAATCCCACTCGCGGTTGCCTGGATTGCTCCAGTCGGTCGCACTATGCTGCTCAGCGTTTCCGGCCTCTCACTCGTCGCCTTAGGAATACTCGGCGCGATTGGCGCAAAGACTGGTGGAGCGCCAGTGGTCAAAGCAACGTTCCGGGTAGCGTTCTGGGGCGCATTCGCGATGGCTTTGACTGCGGGGATCGGCAAATTGGTGGGAACGTCAGTTTGA
- a CDS encoding LysR family transcriptional regulator: protein MSAAPLEWSDLRVFLAIAREGTLGAAGRRLKQSQPTMGRRLRALEEAVGAKLFQRSTSGLSLTDDGEIILRHAEVMEAEAIAMERQLSGRNGSLEGMLRLTCSDWFGRIMVAPVIAEFALLHPAVVVEMLTDARVYSLVRREADLVIRIAGFDEPEVVARRLTTVSYALYGKIGRWKPVAGDGLGCPLIMMDTGFGGMPDVAWLTRTFPNAHIAARSNSRDVQAQLCALGVGLAVLPVSLGEATAGIEKVELDIAPPSRDNWLGFHRDLGRLPRLRAFVDLLVERLAHE from the coding sequence ATGTCCGCTGCCCCTCTTGAGTGGAGTGACCTGCGGGTTTTCCTTGCGATCGCTCGAGAAGGAACGCTCGGAGCCGCAGGCCGACGTTTGAAGCAATCTCAGCCGACGATGGGCCGGCGGCTGCGCGCTCTCGAAGAGGCCGTGGGCGCGAAACTGTTCCAGCGTTCTACGTCCGGCTTATCGCTGACCGACGATGGTGAAATCATTCTTCGCCACGCCGAAGTGATGGAGGCTGAAGCGATCGCAATGGAACGTCAGCTTTCCGGTCGAAATGGATCCCTGGAAGGTATGCTGCGGCTGACCTGCTCCGACTGGTTCGGGCGAATCATGGTGGCACCGGTGATCGCGGAGTTTGCACTTCTTCATCCCGCTGTTGTCGTTGAGATGCTCACCGATGCCCGGGTCTACAGTCTAGTTCGTCGCGAGGCCGATCTAGTGATCCGCATTGCCGGATTCGACGAGCCAGAGGTTGTCGCCCGAAGGCTGACGACCGTAAGCTATGCGCTCTACGGCAAAATAGGGAGGTGGAAGCCGGTCGCGGGGGATGGACTGGGCTGCCCGTTGATCATGATGGATACGGGCTTCGGCGGGATGCCTGACGTCGCCTGGCTGACTCGGACTTTCCCGAACGCTCACATCGCGGCACGAAGCAATAGTCGAGATGTGCAGGCACAGCTTTGCGCCCTAGGCGTTGGCCTAGCTGTACTTCCGGTGTCGCTTGGCGAGGCAACTGCGGGAATCGAAAAGGTCGAACTGGACATCGCTCCGCCAAGTCGGGACAATTGGTTGGGTTTCCACAGGGATCTCGGGCGATTGCCTCGTCTGCGCGCGTTTGTGGACTTGCTGGTGGAACGCCTCGCTCACGAATAG
- a CDS encoding zinc-dependent alcohol dehydrogenase family protein, giving the protein MTAAVVEATNGPFILREVARPEAGPGQVLVQIEASGTNPLDAKIRSGEAPHANQPLPAILGMDLAGTVIAIGAGVENFRIGDAVFGLTGGVGGLQGSQAQFAAVDARLLARKPNSLTMLEAAVLPLVIITAWEGLIDRAQLQAGKTVLIQGGGGGVGHAAVQIALARGAKVFATALREDLDYVRSLGAIPIDGSIEAEQYAAEHTDGRGFDLVYDTIGGPVLDASFRAVKRFGHVVSCLGWGTHKLAPLSFKQATYSGVFTLHPLLADQGRAHFGEILKSASELVDAGKLIPRLDPRTFSMEEIETAYDAVAGRNGVVRQQGKIAITIAQ; this is encoded by the coding sequence ATGACCGCCGCCGTTGTCGAAGCGACCAACGGGCCTTTCATTTTGCGCGAGGTTGCGCGCCCGGAAGCTGGCCCTGGCCAGGTTCTAGTTCAGATTGAAGCGAGCGGCACCAATCCTCTGGATGCCAAAATCAGGTCGGGCGAGGCGCCCCACGCCAATCAGCCCCTGCCGGCCATCCTCGGAATGGATCTTGCCGGAACCGTGATTGCAATCGGCGCGGGCGTCGAGAACTTCCGCATCGGCGACGCTGTATTCGGGCTGACTGGGGGCGTCGGCGGGCTGCAGGGGTCGCAGGCGCAGTTTGCGGCGGTGGACGCAAGACTGCTGGCACGGAAACCCAATTCACTCACGATGCTGGAGGCAGCTGTGCTGCCGCTGGTTATCATTACGGCCTGGGAAGGGCTGATCGATCGCGCTCAGTTACAAGCCGGGAAGACGGTTTTGATCCAGGGCGGTGGCGGAGGCGTGGGCCACGCTGCTGTACAAATTGCGCTTGCGCGAGGAGCGAAAGTCTTCGCAACCGCTCTGCGAGAAGATCTCGACTATGTGCGAAGCTTGGGTGCGATCCCAATCGACGGGTCCATTGAGGCAGAGCAGTATGCCGCCGAGCACACCGACGGTCGAGGTTTCGATCTAGTCTACGATACGATCGGCGGTCCCGTGCTGGATGCTTCATTCCGCGCCGTAAAGCGGTTCGGACATGTGGTCAGCTGTCTGGGCTGGGGTACACACAAACTTGCTCCGCTCTCCTTCAAGCAAGCGACCTATTCCGGCGTATTCACACTGCACCCACTTCTGGCCGACCAAGGCCGTGCACACTTCGGGGAAATCCTGAAGAGTGCGAGCGAACTCGTCGATGCGGGCAAGCTCATTCCTCGTCTCGATCCACGGACCTTCTCCATGGAGGAGATTGAGACAGCCTATGACGCGGTCGCAGGTCGAAACGGGGTCGTGCGGCAGCAGGGCAAGATCGCAATCACAATTGCCCAATGA
- a CDS encoding SDR family NAD(P)-dependent oxidoreductase gives MPITFNRESTTDDVLAGLDLTDKRILVTGISAGLGLETARALASHGAEVVGTARDLKKAVSAMSDVGLDSGSVELVELDLADLASVRRAAEEVRKARRPLDLVIANAGVMAPPFGLTADGFETQFGTNHLGHFVFVNRIATRMVAGSRLVVLASSGHRFSNVDLEDPNFEATPYDPFVAYGRSKTANILFAVEFDRRYRSLGLRATAVHPGGIQTELARHMGREQLQLLVDRVNADLAKEGKPPLEWKTTAQGAATALWAGLVANADDVGGRYCEDCQVSPVVSDESIGFSSPGVRPYALDLETAKALWGKSEDLVSETFDLRSRAASADAEGPFGRPN, from the coding sequence ATGCCCATTACCTTCAACCGAGAATCCACAACTGACGATGTGCTCGCCGGCCTCGATCTGACAGACAAACGCATCCTTGTAACTGGAATTTCAGCGGGGCTTGGTCTGGAGACAGCGCGTGCTCTCGCCAGCCATGGTGCAGAGGTCGTTGGCACGGCAAGAGACCTGAAAAAGGCTGTCAGCGCTATGTCCGATGTCGGGTTGGACAGCGGATCCGTGGAACTGGTCGAGCTGGACCTAGCTGATCTGGCGAGCGTTCGACGTGCCGCCGAGGAGGTTCGAAAGGCGCGCCGACCGCTTGATCTTGTGATCGCCAACGCCGGGGTCATGGCACCGCCATTCGGTCTCACAGCCGACGGTTTCGAAACCCAGTTTGGGACCAATCACCTCGGGCATTTCGTATTCGTCAACAGGATTGCGACACGCATGGTTGCTGGATCTCGACTGGTTGTGCTGGCCTCGTCCGGACATCGCTTTTCGAATGTCGATCTGGAGGACCCCAATTTCGAGGCAACTCCATACGACCCGTTTGTAGCATACGGTCGATCCAAGACTGCCAACATCCTGTTCGCGGTCGAATTCGATCGGCGGTATCGCTCGCTCGGCCTTCGCGCTACCGCAGTTCACCCAGGCGGGATACAAACCGAACTCGCACGCCACATGGGCCGCGAACAACTCCAGCTGCTTGTCGATCGCGTCAACGCGGATCTGGCGAAGGAAGGTAAACCGCCGCTGGAATGGAAGACGACTGCGCAGGGCGCGGCAACAGCGCTCTGGGCAGGCCTCGTAGCAAACGCTGATGATGTCGGCGGACGCTACTGTGAAGATTGCCAGGTCTCTCCGGTCGTGAGCGACGAAAGCATTGGCTTCTCCAGCCCGGGCGTGCGGCCTTATGCGCTCGATCTGGAAACAGCCAAAGCCCTTTGGGGGAAGAGCGAAGATTTAGTTTCGGAGACCTTCGACCTGAGGTCGCGGGCCGCGTCTGCCGATGCCGAGGGGCCATTCGGTCGACCGAATTGA
- a CDS encoding alpha/beta fold hydrolase encodes MDLIITSDGTRIFYKDWGPKDARPIVFHHGWPLSSDEWDNQMMFFLERGFRVIAHDRRGHGRSTQSGEGNDMDTYADDVMQLARVLDLRDAIHVGHSTGGGEVARYVARAEPGRVSMAVLISAITPVMIRKDSNPAGLPIEIFDGYRRAVAQNRAQAYLEIASGPFYGFNRPNAVPIEGAIRNWWRQGMMGGIKAHYDCIRVFSETDLTEDLKAIDVPVLVLHSEDDQVVPFAASGPLAVKLLRRGTIKSYVDLPHGMPTSHPEIINADIMDFIDRE; translated from the coding sequence ATGGACCTGATCATCACCAGCGACGGCACGCGCATCTTCTACAAGGACTGGGGCCCCAAGGATGCCAGGCCCATTGTCTTCCATCACGGCTGGCCCCTCAGCTCAGACGAATGGGACAACCAGATGATGTTCTTTTTGGAACGCGGCTTTCGCGTGATAGCGCATGACCGGCGCGGACACGGCCGATCTACGCAATCCGGCGAGGGCAACGACATGGACACCTATGCCGACGACGTCATGCAGCTCGCTCGGGTGCTAGATCTGCGGGACGCAATTCACGTCGGCCATTCGACCGGCGGCGGCGAGGTGGCGCGCTATGTCGCGCGTGCCGAGCCTGGTCGCGTATCCATGGCCGTGCTCATAAGCGCTATCACACCGGTCATGATCCGTAAGGATAGCAATCCTGCGGGGCTACCGATTGAAATATTCGACGGCTACCGCCGAGCCGTTGCCCAGAACCGCGCGCAGGCATATCTCGAAATCGCTTCCGGTCCGTTCTACGGCTTCAATCGCCCCAACGCAGTGCCGATTGAAGGCGCTATTCGCAACTGGTGGCGCCAGGGAATGATGGGCGGGATCAAGGCTCACTATGATTGCATCAGGGTCTTCTCCGAGACCGACCTGACCGAAGATCTCAAGGCGATCGATGTGCCGGTTCTCGTGCTTCATAGCGAGGACGATCAGGTCGTGCCTTTTGCGGCTTCGGGACCACTCGCTGTGAAGTTGCTTAGGCGCGGTACGATTAAGTCGTACGTCGATCTTCCCCATGGGATGCCGACAAGCCACCCCGAGATCATCAACGCGGACATCATGGACTTTATCGACCGGGAATAG
- a CDS encoding HAD family hydrolase, whose product MTTDFAIYDMDRTVTRRATWTPFLLHCAVRSAPWRLIFIPLVIVSMLAYVAKLIDRGRLKEINHRLLLGHNRHPAELKPLIESFAEKTLATNVCPGALRAIARDKAEGRRVVMATASYRFYAREIAERLGFDDCIGTNSILGLDDRVHAKIDGQNCYGPAKLAMILDWLEKSGLQRGHVRFYSDHASDAPVFEWADEAVAVNPHDRLRRLAGERGWDVVDWG is encoded by the coding sequence ATGACCACCGATTTCGCCATCTACGACATGGACCGTACGGTCACCCGCCGCGCGACCTGGACGCCCTTCCTGCTCCATTGCGCGGTACGCAGCGCGCCGTGGCGGCTCATTTTCATTCCGCTCGTGATCGTGTCGATGCTGGCCTATGTCGCCAAGCTGATCGACCGCGGCCGGCTCAAGGAAATCAACCACCGCCTGCTGCTCGGCCACAATCGCCATCCGGCCGAACTGAAGCCCCTGATCGAAAGCTTCGCGGAAAAGACGCTGGCCACCAACGTCTGCCCCGGCGCGCTTCGGGCCATCGCGCGCGACAAGGCGGAGGGTCGCCGCGTCGTCATGGCCACCGCCAGCTACCGCTTCTACGCCCGCGAAATCGCCGAGCGGCTCGGCTTCGACGACTGCATCGGCACCAATTCGATCCTCGGCCTCGACGACCGGGTCCATGCCAAGATCGACGGCCAGAACTGCTACGGCCCGGCCAAGCTCGCCATGATCCTCGACTGGCTCGAAAAGTCAGGCCTCCAGCGCGGCCATGTCCGCTTCTACTCCGACCACGCCAGCGACGCGCCGGTTTTCGAATGGGCCGACGAGGCGGTAGCGGTGAATCCGCATGATCGGTTGAGGAGGCTGGCGGGCGAGCGCGGATGGGATGTTGTCGACTGGGGATGA
- a CDS encoding NTP transferase domain-containing protein, whose amino-acid sequence MSDKGDGWAALVLAGSRPGVDPFAARYGTDLKALIPVAGVPMVARPVAALLDSSEVATVRVLAQQPERIQPALPKNEKLVLEPSGATIAATLDAILGDPATRFPLLVTTADHALLDAAMVADFCAKAAGADLAIGLVEQRPLMARLPGTQRTWLKFRGGAYSGANLFAFGAKEAAKAVALWRSVEQDRKKGWKMIAALGPSVLMGAVLRLRTLQQTLDGVGRKLGLTIRAVEMANPLAAVDVDKPADHDLVTAILEGRA is encoded by the coding sequence ATGTCAGACAAAGGCGACGGCTGGGCTGCGCTGGTGCTGGCAGGCTCACGCCCCGGCGTCGACCCGTTCGCGGCGCGATACGGCACGGACCTGAAGGCGCTGATTCCGGTCGCGGGTGTGCCGATGGTCGCGCGCCCGGTCGCGGCGCTGCTCGACAGCAGCGAGGTCGCCACAGTACGTGTGCTTGCGCAGCAGCCCGAGCGGATCCAGCCGGCACTGCCAAAGAACGAGAAGCTGGTGCTGGAACCGTCGGGCGCGACCATCGCCGCGACGCTGGATGCGATCCTGGGCGATCCGGCGACCCGCTTCCCGCTGCTGGTCACGACCGCCGATCATGCGCTGCTCGACGCGGCCATGGTCGCCGACTTTTGCGCCAAGGCGGCGGGCGCCGACCTGGCCATTGGCCTGGTCGAGCAACGCCCGCTGATGGCTCGCCTGCCCGGCACCCAGCGCACATGGCTAAAATTCCGCGGGGGTGCCTATTCGGGTGCCAACCTGTTCGCCTTCGGGGCGAAGGAGGCGGCGAAGGCCGTGGCGCTGTGGCGCTCGGTCGAACAGGACCGCAAGAAGGGGTGGAAGATGATCGCCGCCTTGGGCCCGTCGGTGCTGATGGGCGCGGTGCTGCGGCTGCGCACCTTGCAGCAGACACTCGACGGGGTCGGCCGCAAGCTCGGCCTCACCATCCGCGCGGTCGAAATGGCCAACCCGCTGGCGGCGGTGGACGTCGACAAGCCTGCCGACCACGACCTCGTCACCGCCATCCTCGAGGGCCGCGCATGA
- a CDS encoding CDP-alcohol phosphatidyltransferase family protein → MSGSTSFVTVGTNPARVFGMAADDRARALAAKAGLRPVEGTVAGAGTIYANLAYAWDPAWLSHLSATPGAVLVKDGRPVLAHIAPDADATALVAAMGQDTAVDTGDLECIDADTAELTNELLRKRERPFVLRLDAEDTELVERASYDASYKGVTDALTLYLWRKPAFYLTRWAALAGISPNQVTLVGFLFCIAAFYLFWTGWYWSGVATGFVFMVLDTVDGKLARCTGQSSEWGNILDHGVDLVHPPFWWWAWAHGLAAVGRPIEPVLEMLVLGIIVGGYVLQRLIEGAFLYRYKMHIHVWRRIDSQFRLITARRNPNMVILVAALAIGRPDLGLEWVAAWTLISLIFHWVRLVQANARRDRGRPVTSWLA, encoded by the coding sequence ATGAGCGGCTCGACCAGCTTCGTCACCGTCGGCACCAACCCAGCCCGCGTTTTCGGCATGGCCGCGGACGATCGTGCGCGCGCGCTGGCGGCGAAGGCCGGGCTGCGGCCTGTCGAAGGGACGGTTGCGGGGGCCGGTACCATCTACGCCAATCTCGCCTATGCCTGGGACCCGGCGTGGCTGTCGCATCTTTCCGCGACGCCCGGTGCAGTGCTGGTCAAGGACGGCCGGCCCGTGCTGGCGCACATCGCACCGGACGCGGACGCGACCGCGCTGGTCGCGGCGATGGGACAGGATACCGCCGTCGATACCGGCGATCTCGAGTGCATCGACGCCGACACGGCGGAGCTCACCAACGAACTGCTGCGCAAGCGCGAGCGGCCCTTCGTCCTTAGGCTCGATGCCGAAGATACCGAGCTCGTGGAACGCGCCTCCTATGACGCCAGCTACAAGGGCGTCACCGACGCGCTGACGCTCTACCTGTGGCGCAAGCCCGCCTTCTACCTGACGCGCTGGGCCGCGCTGGCGGGCATTTCGCCCAACCAGGTGACGCTGGTCGGTTTCCTGTTCTGCATCGCCGCCTTCTACCTGTTCTGGACCGGCTGGTACTGGAGCGGGGTTGCGACCGGCTTCGTGTTCATGGTGCTCGACACTGTCGACGGAAAGCTGGCACGCTGCACCGGCCAGTCGAGCGAGTGGGGCAACATCCTCGATCATGGCGTCGACCTCGTCCATCCGCCCTTCTGGTGGTGGGCGTGGGCGCATGGCCTTGCCGCCGTCGGCCGGCCGATCGAACCGGTGCTGGAAATGCTCGTTCTGGGCATAATCGTCGGCGGCTATGTGCTGCAACGACTGATCGAAGGCGCGTTCCTTTATCGGTACAAAATGCACATCCACGTCTGGCGGCGGATCGACAGCCAATTCCGGCTGATCACGGCGCGCCGCAACCCGAACATGGTGATCCTGGTCGCCGCGCTGGCGATCGGGCGGCCCGACCTGGGGCTGGAGTGGGTCGCGGCGTGGACCTTGATCTCGCTGATCTTCCACTGGGTCCGACTGGTCCAGGCCAATGCCCGCCGCGACCGCGGGCGGCCGGTCACAAGTTGGCTCGCCTGA
- a CDS encoding ABC transporter permease, whose amino-acid sequence MSGAGTNDETSDAALSITGALTIARVGSTERLIADSPDPLTIDVSGVERMDTVGAWLLHRTVRDRGATIRGASKDVEELLTQVAEADRPAKVVPDKKPGPLATLDELGAWVTESGRTFLGLIGFFGATLIAFASIIRHPKRFRLNAVIQRFDLVGVRALGIIGLMSFLIGIVIGQQGAVQLEQFGAEVYTINLIGRITTRELGTLMTAIMVAGRSGSAFAAQIGTMKITEEVDAMRTIGVSPIEALVVPRMMAAVIMMPLLAFYAMIMSLLGGGMFCWISLGIPPLTYIQRLQEVIPLTDLWVGLIKAPVFGFIIALGGCFQGMLVQGNSEEVGTKTTSAVVQAIFMVIVLDAVFAVFFSSVGWI is encoded by the coding sequence ATGAGCGGGGCCGGAACGAACGACGAGACCAGCGACGCGGCGTTGTCCATCACCGGCGCGCTGACCATCGCGCGCGTCGGTTCGACCGAACGGCTGATCGCCGACAGCCCCGACCCGCTGACCATCGACGTCAGCGGCGTGGAACGGATGGACACCGTCGGCGCTTGGCTGCTGCACCGCACGGTGCGCGACCGCGGCGCGACGATCCGCGGCGCGAGCAAGGACGTCGAGGAACTGCTGACGCAGGTCGCCGAAGCCGATCGCCCCGCGAAAGTCGTTCCCGACAAGAAGCCCGGCCCGCTGGCGACGCTCGACGAACTGGGCGCCTGGGTCACCGAATCCGGTCGCACCTTCCTCGGCCTGATCGGATTTTTCGGCGCGACGCTGATCGCCTTCGCCAGCATCATCCGCCACCCCAAGCGCTTCCGCCTCAATGCGGTCATCCAGCGGTTCGACCTCGTCGGGGTCCGCGCGCTCGGCATCATCGGGCTCATGAGCTTCCTGATCGGCATCGTCATCGGCCAGCAGGGCGCGGTCCAGCTCGAACAGTTCGGCGCCGAGGTCTACACCATCAACCTTATCGGCCGCATCACCACGCGCGAACTGGGCACGCTGATGACCGCGATCATGGTCGCCGGCCGGTCCGGCTCCGCCTTCGCCGCGCAGATCGGCACGATGAAGATCACCGAAGAGGTCGACGCCATGCGCACCATCGGCGTGTCGCCGATCGAAGCGCTGGTGGTGCCGCGCATGATGGCGGCGGTGATCATGATGCCGCTGCTCGCCTTCTACGCGATGATCATGTCGCTGCTCGGCGGCGGCATGTTCTGCTGGATTTCGCTCGGCATCCCGCCGCTGACCTATATCCAGCGCTTGCAGGAAGTCATCCCGCTGACCGACCTGTGGGTCGGCCTCATCAAGGCGCCGGTATTCGGCTTCATCATCGCGCTTGGCGGTTGTTTCCAGGGCATGCTGGTGCAGGGCAACAGCGAGGAAGTCGGCACCAAGACGACCTCGGCGGTCGTGCAGGCGATCTTCATGGTCATCGTCCTCGACGCCGTGTTCGCGGTCTTCTTCTCGTCGGTGGGCTGGATATGA